GATAAAGTGACCACCGCCATCAGGGAAATAAAATACAACTACAGCAAAGAGTAACAAGTAAGCTACCGCACCAAACGAATCTTTTACTGTGTAATAAGGATGAAAAGGGACACCATCTAGCGGAATGCCTTCGGGACTTTTATACTTTTTAATGTCGTTACCGTCTGGGTTATTGGACCCAACTTTATGCAGTGCAACAATGTGCATAAATATCAGTGCAATCAATACCAAGGGCAATGCAATAACATGCAAGGCAAAGAAGCGATTCAAGGTGGCATCAGAAATAATGTAATCACCACGAATCCAAAGCGCTAAGTCCGGTCCGATAAACGGAATAGTACTAAATAGTGAAATAATGACCTGTGCACCCCAATAGGACATTTGCCCCCAAGGGAGCATATAACCCATAAAGGCTTCTGCCATTAGTACCACAAAAATTAACATACCAATTAGCCATACCAGTTCTCGAGGCTGTTTGTATGATCCGTATAGCAAGGCTCGCATCATATGAAGATAAACAACGATGAAAAACGCAGACGCACCAGTAGTGTGAATGTAGCGTATTAACCAACCCCATTCTACATCACGCATAATATATTCGACGGATACGAATGCGTCATCGGCTGAAGGTTTGTAACTCATTGCCAACCAAATGCCCGATACAATCATAATCACTAGCGTTAATAATGCAAATGAGCCGAAAAAATACCAAAAATTAAAGTTTTTAGGCGCATAGTACTCAGCAACGTGCGCATTCCAGGTTTCAATTAAGGGATATCGGTCGTCAATCCACTTTAGTAAGCCGCCTGGCTGG
The nucleotide sequence above comes from Thiomicrospira sp. R3. Encoded proteins:
- a CDS encoding cytochrome bc complex cytochrome b subunit; its protein translation is MSENNKQSSQPGGLLKWIDDRYPLIETWNAHVAEYYAPKNFNFWYFFGSFALLTLVIMIVSGIWLAMSYKPSADDAFVSVEYIMRDVEWGWLIRYIHTTGASAFFIVVYLHMMRALLYGSYKQPRELVWLIGMLIFVVLMAEAFMGYMLPWGQMSYWGAQVIISLFSTIPFIGPDLALWIRGDYIISDATLNRFFALHVIALPLVLIALIFMHIVALHKVGSNNPDGNDIKKYKSPEGIPLDGVPFHPYYTVKDSFGAVAYLLLFAVVVFYFPDGGGHFIEAPNFEPADPLKTPDHIAPVWYFTPFYAILRAVPDPFLGVAAMGLSIAVLFAMPWLDRCKVRSIRYRGNSYKLLLTMLVISFIVLGVLGALPSTPLYTKLAQIFTILYFAFFIVLPFTSANEKTKPVPERTT